The DNA window GGAAGTAGAGCGGCAAAATGGCGTGTTTTTTGTGTGGTTTTTATGGTTAATTTATTGATTTTTAAGTAAAAACATTTTTTTAATGTTTGCAAAATTTTTTGAATTCACCGGGTGAACGGCGTAGGGTAAAGTTAAATTTTTAGGCGTTTTGTCGCCGCGCAGCGCTGAAAGTTTAATTATCGGTTAATTATTATTTCACCGTCCGGCAACAATTGACGGTTTATTTATTTTTATGGTCGTTTAACCGCCAATTTTACGGCGAGAAAATAAAACCGAATGCGTTGAAATACACCGCAAAAATGAAAACGCCGCAACGAAGTGCGGCGTTTGGCAGCAGGGGTACTCCCAAAGTGGCAGTATCCCCTGATGATGCTTAGGCCTTGGCCCAGTGGCGGCGTTTGGCAGCCTGCAGCTTCTCGTAGGCCGCCAGCAGCGCCTGATGGGCCGGCAGTGCCTCCAGATCGGCATCGACGGCGAACAGCCCGTTGAAGCGCTCTTCACCGCTGATGGCGGCGGAGGCGGCGTCGACCGCTTCCTGGCCGTACATCTTCACGAACGCGGTGTAGTACTGCGCCGCTTCGCGTTCAGGCTCCTGCGCCAGCAGCAGCAGCGTTTGCAGGCAGCGGTAGTAGTTGCTGCGCGCCGGGTTCAGCACCGAGGCGTTGAAATCCTGCGTCCATTCGGTCCAGATCAGCGCCTGATCCAGATCGCCGCCCGCCAGCGCCAGCATCGACTTCAACTCGCCCACGCGCAGGGTATGCCAGGCGTTGTCTTTGCCGCTGGCAATGCCCAGCAGTTCGCGTACGCGGGTGAAGTCGTCCAGCCCTTCGTCGTCCAACTGCTCGATCAGCGCCAGGTATTCTTCCGGTTCCCACTCGCTGCCCGGCAGCGCCAGCAGCGTATCGCGCAGGTGCGCGCCCATGCTGTTGTTGGCCAGCAGCAGGTCTTCTGCCGGGTAGATATCGGACATGCCCGGCACGATGATGCGGCAAGCATAGACGCCCAGGTGCTCGTAGTCGGCGATGTACACTTCCGCGTCTTCTTTGTCGAAGATGCTCATCAGGGTGGCGAACTCTTCCTGGGTACTGCCGCTGAAGCTCCAGTCAACGAACGGATAGTCCGCATCCTGTTTGAACAGATCCCAGGAGATCAGGCCGCTGGAGTCGATGAAGTGCGTTTCCAGGTTGGTGTGTTCCGCCACTTCTTCGTCATCGAAGGTCGGCGCGGTGAACACGTCGAGATCTTTCAGGCTGCGGCCCTGCAGCAGTTCGGTCACCGTGCGCTCCAGCGCCACGCCGAAGTCCGGGTGCGCGCCGAACGAGGCGAAGCAGGTGCCGTTGGTCGGGTTGAACAGCACCACGCAGATGACCGGATAGTTGCCGCCCAGCGAGGCGTCGTAGGAGAGGATCGGGAAACCTTCCTCTTCCAGCTTGGCGATGGCTTCCACCACGCCCGGGTAGCGGTTCAGCACTTCGTCCGGGATCGCCGGCAGGCTGATGGATTCGGCGATGATGCGGTTTTTCACATAGCGCTCGAACACTTCCGACAGGCCCTGCACCCGCGCTTCGTTGGCGGTGTTGCCGGCGGACATGCCGTTGGAAACATACAGGTTGCCGATGATGTTCATCGGGATGTACACGGTTTGCTGATCGGACTGACGGGTAAACGGCAGCGCACACACGCCGCGATCGGCGTTGCCGGATTGCAGATCGACAAGATCGCTGGCGCTCAGCTCTTGCTGCGGATCGTAGAAGGCGTGCAGGCGTTCGTCGAGGATGCCGGCCGGCAGCGCGTCGTCTTCAGGGATCGGGAACCATTTCTCATTCGGGTAGTGCACGAAGTCGCCTTCGGCGATCTGCTTGCCCAGATAGAAATCGGCGAAGAAGTAGTTGGTGGACAGGCGCTCGAAATATTCACCCAGCGCGGAGGCCAGCGCGGCTTTTTTGCTGGCGCCTTTGCCGTTGGTGAAGCACAGCGGGCAATCGCGATCGCGAATGTGCACCGACCACACGTGCGGCACCGGGTTCAGCCAGGAGGCTTCTTCGATGTTGAAACCGAGATCGCTCAATTTCTGCTGGAAACGGGCGATGGAGTCTTCCAGGGCGGCGTCTTTACCGGGGATAAAAGTTTGCGTCATTGTCTTCACTTTTTGCGCGTACTAAAAACGCGCAATGATACGGGGTTTTGCGCTGGAGCTCCACGTATTCCTAAAGCGGTGGCAAAGTCACAGTTTTTTTAAGGATAAAGGCCATAATTCAGCGAGTTATCTGTCACGGAGAAATCTAATGAAATCAGTGAAACTCAGCGTGTTAACTCTCTTGTTGACCGGTGCCAGCGCCTCGGCGCTGGCGCTGCCCAACATCACCCTGCTGGCGACCGGCGGCACCATCGCCGGCGGCGGCGATTCGGCGACGAAATCCAACTATACGGCGGGCAAACTGGGCGTCGAGGCGTTGGTCGATGCGGTGCCGGCGCTGAAAGATATCGCCAACGTGCAGGGAGAGCAGGTGGTGAACATCGGCTCGCAGGACATGAACGATCAGGTCTGGCTGACGCTGGCGAAGAAAATTGACGCCGACTGCGGCAAAACCGACGGCTTCGTCATCACCCACGGCACCGATACGCTGGAAGAGACGGCCTATTTCCTCGATCTGACGGTGAAGTGCGACAAGCCGGTGGTGCTGGTGGGGGCGATGCGGCCGGCGACGGCGATGAGCGCCGACGGCCCGTTCAATCTGTATAACGCGGTGGTGACGGCGGCGGATCCGCAATCGGCCAACCGCGGGGTGCTGGTGGCGATGAACGACACCGTGCTGGATGCGCGCGACGTCACCAAGACCAACACCACCGCCGTGCAGACCTTCCAGTCGCCGAACTACGGCCCGCTGGGGTATATCCACAACGGCAAGGTTGATTACCAGCGTTCGCCGCAGCGTAAGCATACCCGGGATACGCCGTTCGACGTCAACAAGCTGAGCGAACTGCCGAAGGTCGGCATCGTCTACAACTATGCCAACGCCTCCGATGCGCCGGCCAAGGCGCTGATCGCCGAAGGCTACCAGGGCATCGTCAGCGCCGGGGTCGGCAACGGCAATCTGTATAAAACGGTGTTCGACACCCTGGCGACGGCGGCGCACCACGGTGTGGCGGTAGTGCGTTCATCGCGCGTGCCGACCGGCGCCACCACCGAAGATGCGGAAGTGGACGACGCCAAGTACGGCTTTGTGGCCGCCGGCACGTTGAATCCGCAAAAAGCGCGCATACTGCTGCAGCTGGCGCTGACGCAAACCAAAGACGCGAAGCAGATCCAGCAGATGTTCAATCAGTACTGATCGTTTTCTTCCCTGCGGGGGCCGACCGGACTCCCGCAGCCATCTTGGCTGAATACAGCATAAAACACCGCGTTAACCCGCTGAATTTCCCCATGTCGCAGGGTTTTATCGTCCAAACAATCGCGACGGCCGCAGAGCCTGTCATCACCCGGCGGGGCCGTTTGCCGCCGACGGGCGAATAAGCGTTGCAGCCATGGGGCGTGAGTGATAAAACCGATGGGTTGGTTAACGCGAGCGTTAACTTCGGGCGTCTTTTCGACAGGTCGCTTTTCTGCGGCGAACAGTGAATGTGGTGAGGGGAAATGACTCAGGTTTATAATTTTAGCTCTGGCCCGGCGATGCTGCCGGTGGAAGTGTTGCGTCGTGCGGAACAGGAACTGTGCAACTGGCACGGGCTGGGCACGTCAGTGATGGAGATCAGTCACCGCAGCAAAGAGTTCATCGCCGTTGCTGAGCAGGCGGAACAGGATCTGCGCGATCTGCTGAAAGTCCCCTCCAACTATAAAGTGCTGTTTTGCCACGGCGGCGCCCGCGGGCAGTTTGCCGCGCTGCCGCTGAACCTGCTGGGCGACAAGACCACCGCCGACTATATCGACGGCGGTTATTGGGCGCACAGCGCCATCAAGGAAGCGGAGAAGTATTGCACCCCGAACGTCATCGACGTGAAAACCCGCATCGACGGCCTGAGCGGCATCAAGCCGATGAAAGAGTGGCAACTCAACGCCGACGCGGCTTATGTGCACTATTGCCCGAATGAGACCATCGACGGCGTGGCCATCGATGAAACGCCGGACTTCGGCGACAAGGTGGTGATCGGCGATTACTCCTCGACCATTCTGTCCCGCCCGCTCGACGTCAGCCGTTTTGGCGTGATTTACGCCGGCGCGCAGAAAAATATCGGCCCGGCCGGCCTGACGCTGGTGATCGTGCGCGACGATCTGCTGGGCAAGGCGCGCAAAGAAGTGCCGTCGATCCTCGATTACACCGTGCTGGCCGAGAACGACTCGATGTTCAACACCCCACCGACCTTCGCTTGGTATCTGTCCGGGCTGGTGTTCAAATGGCTGAAAGAGCAGGGCGGCCTGGTGGAGATGCAGAAACGCAATCAGGCCAAGGCCGAACTGCTGTACGCGACCATCGATAAATCCGACTTCTACCGCAGCCAGGTGGCGATCGCCAACCGTTCCTGGATGAACGTGCCGTTCCAGTTGGCCGATGCGGCGCTGGACAAGGTGTTCCTCAGCGAAGCCGAGGCCATCGGCCTGCAGGCGCTGAAAGGCCACCGGGTAGTTGGCGGCATGCGCGCTTCTATTTACAATGCCATGCCGCTGGCCGGCGTGCAGGCGCTGACCGACTTCATGACCGACTTCGAACGTCGTCACGGTTGATTCCGTCAGCCCGCCAGGCGCGGGCTGCTCAGGCTGTTGTCCTTTTGCATTAAAGCGGCTCCGGCATTATTCCGGAGCCGTTTCGTTTATCAGAATTGGAGAGTTTTGTTCACATGGTGGATTCCCTGACGTTACACCCGGTCGCCCTGGTCAATGGCACCGTCAACTTACCCGGCTCCAAGAGCGTTTCTAACCGCGCTCTGCTGCTGGCGGCGCTGGCGAAAGGCTCGACCCGGCTGACCAACCTGCTGGACAGCGACGACGTGCGTCATATGCTGAACGCGCTGCAGGCGTTGGGCGTGAACTATCAGCTTTCCGCCGATCGCACCGTGTGCGAAGTGACCGGCGTGGCCGGGCCGCTGGTGGCCGATCGGCCGCTGGAACTGTTCCTCGGCAACGCCGGGACGGCGATGCGCCCATTGGCGGCGGCGCTGTGCCTCGGCGAGGGCGACGTGGTGTTGACCGGCGAACCGCGCATGAAAGAGCGCCCGATCGGCCATCTGGTGGACGCGTTGCGCCAGGGCGGGGCGCAGATTGATTACCTCGAGCAGACCGATTACCCACCGATTCGCCTGCGCGGCGGCTTCCAGGGCGGCGACGTCACCGTTGACGGCAGCGTCTCCAGCCAGTTCCTGACTGCGTTGCTGATGACCGCGCCGCTGGCGCCGCAGGATACGCAGATCCACATCAAGGGCGAGCTGGTTTCCAAGCCGTACATCGACATCACGCTGCATCTGATGCGCACCTTCGGCGTATCGGTGAGCCACGACAACTACCGGGTGTTCCATATCCAGGGGCGCCAGACGTATATCGCGCCGGGCGATTACCTGGTTGAGGGTGACGCCTCTTCCGCCTCCTACTTCCTGGCAGCGGCGGCGATCAAGGGCGGCACCGTGCGCGTGACCGGCATCGGCCGCAAAAGCGTGCAGGGTGACACCAAGTTTGCCGACGTGCTGGAGAAAATGGGCGCGCGCATTACCTGGGGCGACGATTTCATCGAGTGCAGCCGCGGTGAACTGCGCGGCATCGACATGGACATGAACCACATTCCGGACGCGGCGATGACCATCGCCACCGCGGCGCTGTTCGCCGAGGGGCCGACCACCATTCGCAATATCTACAACTGGCGGGTGAAGGAGACCGACCGTCTGGCGGCGATGGCGACCGAGCTGCGTAAAGTGGGGGCGGAAGTGGACGAAGGCGAAGACTATATTCACGTTGTGCCGCCGGCCAAACTGCAGTTTGCCGAGATCGGCACCTACAACGATCACCGCATGGCGATGTGTTTCTCGCTGGTGGCGCTGTCGGATACTCCGGTCACCATTCTCGATCCGAAATGCACCGCGAAAACCTTCCCGGACTATTTCGAACAGCTGGCGCGCATCAGCCAGCCGGCGTAACCCGTCAAATCGTTTATTTTAAGGCCCCTTTGTGGGCCTTTATCGTTTTTAACCTTTGGCGACCGGCGTTTCTTCTATACTTTTTCGCGGTTGTGCGCTTATTTTCAACAACCGGACAGTTCCAGGGTAACAGATCGCCGTAGGGCAGCGTATAATACGCCACCGTATTTGCCCCTGATTGGGCAGGTGACAGGGCGCACGGGCTTCGCGTCGAAGCTCACCGTGCCTCTGTGAGGTTTTCTACCTGAAGGAGAGAGAAATGACGGCTACAGCCCCGGTGATAACCGTTGATGGACCAAGTGGCGCAGGCAAAGGCACGCTGTGTAAAGCGTTGGCCGAGTCCCTTGGTTGGCGTTTGCTGGACTCCGGCGCGATCTATCGCGTGCTGGCGCTGGCGGCGTTGCATCATCAGGTGGATATCACTTCTGAGGAAGCGCTGGTTCCGCTGGCCGCACATCTCGATGTTCGCTTCGTTGCCCAGGACGGCAAGCTGCAGGTGATTTTGGAAGGTGAGGACGTCAGCAATGAGATCCGCACCGAAACCGTCGGCAACACCGCGTCGCAAGCGGCGGCGTTTCCGCGCGTGCGCGAGGCGTTGCTGCGTCGCCAGCGCGCATTCCGCGAGGCGCCCGGCCTGATTGCCGATGGTCGCGATATGGGCACGGTGGTGTTCCCGGACGCGCCGGTCAAGATTTTCCTCGACGCCAGCTCGGAGGAGCGCGCGCACCGCCGCATGCTGCAGTTGCAGGAGAAGGGCTTTAATGTTAACTTTGAACGTCTTTTAGCCGAGATAAAGGAACGGGACGACCGTGACCGTAATCGGCCTATCGCGCCTCTGGTGCCCGCTTCTGACGCCCTCGTGCTGGATTCTACCAGCATGTCGATCGAAGAAGTGATCCGGCAGGCGTTGACGTATGCACAGAAAGTGTTGGCGTTGCCGCAGCAATAAGCGCGGCGGCGCTATTGGCTTTTTGTCATATTTGTCATAGCGGTATCGCAATATATCGGGTAAAATTTTACCCCTGTAACCTTAAACCCTGTCGGCATGGAGCCAATGGCGGGGTATGTGAAACAACCCCATTCGGCGGGACGCTAAATGGACGTTAAACTAAAGAACCCTGAAGATTAACAACATGACTGAATCTTTCGCTCAACTCTTTGAAGAATCCTTAAAAGAAATCGAAACCCGCCCGGGTTCCATCGTTCGTGGCGTCGTTGTTGCTATCGACAAAGATATCGTACTGGTTGACGCCGGTCTGAAATCTGAGTCTGCCATCCCGGCTGAGCAATTCAAAAACGCCCAGGGCGAGCTGGAAATCCAGGTTGGTGACGAAGTTGACGTTGCTCTGGATGCTGTTGAAGACGGCTTCGGTGAAACCCTGCTGTCCCGTGAGAAAGCTAAGCGTCACGAAGCTTGGATCACGCTGGAAAAAGCCTACGAAGAAGCTGAGACTGTAACCGGTGTTATCAACGGCAAAGTGAAGGGTGGCTTCACCGTCGAGCTGAACGGCATCCGCGCGTTCCTGCCAGGTTCCCTGGTTGACGTGCGTCCGGTACGTGACACTCTGCACCTGGAAGGCAAAGAGCTTGAGTTCAAAGTCATCAAGCTGGATCAGAAGCGCAACAACGTTGTCGTTTCTCGCCGTGCGGTTATCGAATCCGAGAACAGCGCTGAGCGCGATCAACTGCTGGAAAACCTGCAGGAAGGCATGGAAGTTAAAGGTATCGTTAAGAACCTCACTGACTACGGTGCATTCGTTGATCTGGGCGGCGTAGACGGCCTGCTGCACATCACTGACATGGCTTGGAAACGCGTTAAGCACCCAAGCGAAATCGTCAATGTTGGCGATGAAATCACTGTTAAAGTGCTGAAGTTCGACCGCGAGCGTACTCGTGTATCCCTGGGCCTGAAACAGCTGGGCGAAGATCCATGGGTTGCTATCGCGAAACGTTACCCAGAAGGCACCAAGCTGACTGGTCGTGTAACCAACCTGACTGATTACGGCTGCTTCGTAGAAATCGAAGAAGGCGTTGAAGGTCTGGTACACGTTTCTGAAATGGATTGGACCAACAAAAACATCCATCCGTCCAAAGTTGTTAACGTGGGCGACGTAGTGGAAGTGATGGTTCTGGACATCGATGAAGAACGTCGTCGTATCTCCCTGGGCCTGAAGCAGTGCAAATCCAACCCATGGCAGCAGTTCGCAGAAACCCACAACAAGGGCGACCGCGTTGAAGGTAAAATCAAGTCTATCACTGACTTCGGTATCTTCATCGGCCTGGACGGCGGCATCGACGGCCTGGTTCACCTGTCTGACATCTCCTGGAACGTTGCAGGCGAAGAAGCAGTACGTGAATACAAGAAAGGCGACGAAATCGCAGCGGTTGTTCTGCAAGTTGACGCAGAGCGCGAGCGTATCTCCCTGGGCGTGAAGCAGCTGGCTGAAGACCCGTTCAATAACTACCTGTCTATGAACAAGAAAGGTGCTATTGTTACTGGTAAAGTCACTGCAGTTGACGCCAAAGGTGCTACAGTTGAATTGGCAGGCGGCGTAGAAGGTTACCTGCGTGCATCTGAAGCCTCTCGCGACCGCATTGAAGATGCAACTCTGGTTCTGAACGTAGGTGACGAAGTTGAAGCCAAATTCACCGGCGTTGACCGTAAGAACCGCGTTGTAAGCCTGTCCGTACGTGCTAAGGACGAAGCTGACGAGAAAGACGCCATCGCTACTGTTAACAACAAACAGGAAGAAGGCAACTTCTCTAACGCAATGGCTGAAGCTTTCAAAGCGGCTAAAGGCGAGTAATGACGGGGGGCGGTTTTTGACCGCCCCGATACGGTAGTTTAGCTGCAAAGCTTGGAGGTACTATGACCAAGTCTGAACTTATTGAAAGACTTGCTGGCCAGCAATCTCATATTCCGGCGAAGGCCGTTGAGGATGCAGTGAAAGAGATGCTTGAGCACATGGCCGCAACGCTGGCCGAGGGCGAACGCATTGAGATCCGCGGATTCGGCAGTTTTTCTCTTCACTACCGTGCCCCGCGTGTAGGCCGCAATCCGAAAACCGGTGACAAAGTTGAGCTGGATGGCAAGTACGTTCCTCACTTCAAACCCGGCAAAGAGTTGCGTGACCGCGCCAATATCTATGGCTAGTCGCTGACTGCTCATAGCGTTGTTGCTTGTAAAGAATATAAAACGGTGCCTTTAAGGCGCCGTTTTTTTTCGCCTGCGATTCTCCATGATACGCTCGTAAATTGCGTACTGCGCCGCATTTGCGGTGTGGCTGCTGCATAGGCCTCTCTTATCCTGCCATGCTCACCGCATCTTCGTTAAAGCCCGCTGGCGGCGACATATCGCCTCAACGATCCTGCTTGCTTACCGTGACGCGTTTTTGCTCATGGTGGAGCCGAAGGGAGAAGAGCGATCAAAATTTCGCTGGATCTGGCGATATTCGCCGTCATCTGCGGCATCCTGCCGCTGCTGGTTTTACCGCGGTTGCCAGAGCCATGGCTGCTGTGGCCGATGCTGTTTGTCGCCTGTTTACTGCTGCGCACCCGTTGGCCGATCTGCCGCTATTTGGCCTGCCTGGGTTTGGGATTCATATGGGCGGTTTTCAACGCCGGAAGCCTGCTTGGGCAAATGGAGCACCTAAGCCGCATGCCGGATGTAACGGCGGTGGTACAGGTGAGCAGCATCGCACTGGAGCCTGCCACCAGTAAGCAGACGCTGATGCGCATCGAACGAGTCGACGGCCATTGGTTGGTGCCTGCGCTGGCGTTTACCACGACGTGGGCCCCAGAACGGCAGCGGCTGTGCGCCGGGCAGCGTTGGCAGTTGAAACTGCGTTTGCGGCCGGTGCACGGTAAGCTCAATGAAGGCGGCTTTGACAGCCAGCGTTGGGCAATCGCGCAGCGCCAACCCTTGACCGCGCAGGTCAGGCAGGCTCGTTTGCTGGATGGCGATTGCGGCCTGCGCCAGCGCATAATCAGCCATGCGGAAACCAACATCGGTGAATTGCGTTACAAGGCGGTATTGCTGGCGCTAGCTTTTGGAGAACGAACCGCACTTGAACAGGCTTTGCGCACGCTGATGCTGAAAACCGGCATTGCGCACTTAATGGCCATTTCAGGGCTTCATGTGGCGATGGTCGCCATTTTGTTTTGGGCGGTGCTGCGTGCGCTGCAGTTTTTTCTTCCCGCCCATCTGATTGGCTATCGCTTTCCGCTGGTCGCAGGCTGGGTGGCGACGCTGATCTATGTCTGGTTGGTGGGCGCCCAGCCGCCGGCGGTACGCACCGCGTTGGCGATGACCCTGTGGATGCTGCTGCGCTTGCGCGGCGTTCATTGTTCTTCCTGGCAGGTGTGGCTATGGTGTATCGGGCTGATTTTGCTGTGCGATCCGCTGGCGATATTGTCAGACAGTTTCTGGCTGTCGGTGCTGGCGGTAGGTTGCCTGATTTTTTGGTTTGAATGGGCGCCGATCGGTGAGCGATTCCGGTCGGCGTGGTATTGGGCGCCGGTACGCTGGCTGCATATTCAGCTCGGCATGACGCTGCTACTGGTGCCGATGCAGGTCGCACTGTTTTTAGGCCTGACGCTGACCTCGTTGCCGGCCAATCTTTGGGCGGTGCCGATCGTCTCATTGGTGACGGTGCCGTTGATTTTGCTGGCGGTGATCGGCGGCGTCTTCCCCTCGCTAAGTTACGGGCTTTGGTGGTTGGCCGATTTCACGTTGAGCTGGGTGTTTGTGCCGCTGAATTACCTGCAACGCGGTTGGGTGGATTTGGGGGCTGCCTCGCTGCTGGCCAGCATAGCGGGATGGCTTATCGTTATCTGTTGGCGCTTTCATTGGTGGCGGCGTTATGCCCCGGGGCTGGCGACGATAGCGATATGCTGTGTGCTGTGGCGGGAAAAAGAGCCGGGATACCGCTGGCGAGTCGATATGCTCGATGTCGGGCACGGCTTGGCGGTGGTCATTGAGCAAAACGGCAAGGGAATACTGTACGATACCGGCGATCGTTGGCCGGGCGGCAGCGCCGCCGAACGGCATATTTTGCCGATGTTGAACTGGCGAGGAATTGAATTGGAACAGATCATTATCAGCCATGATCATCTCGATCATATCGGCGGGCTGCCGACGGTACAGAGTGCGTTTCCACAGGCGACGGTGCGTAGCCCGATACGCGGGGTGGGGCACTTGCCCTGCGTCGCCGGTGAGCGTTGGCGTTGGCAGTCGTTGCAATTCGAGGTGCTGTGGCCGCCGAGAACGCTCAAAAGGCCGGTCAATGACGACTCCTGCGTGATTCGTATCGACGACGGGCAATACAGCCTGCTGCTTACCGGCGACGCGGAAAAGAAAGCGGAGGCACAGCTGATTCGATTGCGGCGCGACCGTTTAGCGGCCACGATATTGCAGGTGGGGCACCATGGCAGCAGAACCTCTTCCACACCGCCGTTTCTGCGCGCGGTCAATCCTGAGGCGGCGCTGGCGTCTGCATCTCGTTACAACAAATGGCGTTTGCCTGCGCGTAAAGTGGTCGCCAGATACCGGGCAAATGGCATTATATGGCGTGATACGACGCGCTCTGGCCAGTTATCGGTACTTTTTTTCGACAACGATTGGCAAATTAAAGGCTTTCGCGAACAATTAATGCCCCGTTGGTACCATCAGCGGTTTGGCGTAGAGGGTGATAATGAGTAAAATAGGCCGCTATTTCTTCCGATGCTGGTATTTGCATGATGAATGATAAAGATCTCTCGACCTGGCAGACTTTCCGTCGACTCTGGCCGATGATCACTCCTTTTAAGACCGGGCTGATTGTGGCCGCCATTGCGTTGATTATGAACGCAGCGGGTGACACGCTGATGCTGTCTCTGCTTAAACCGCTATTGGACGATGGGTTTGGAAAAACCGACAGCAGCGTGCTGGTGTGGATGCCGCTGGCGGTGATTGCGCTGATGCTGATGCGCGGCGTGACCAGCTTTGTTTCAAGCTACTGCATTTCCTGGGTTTCCGGCATGGTGGTGATGCAGATGCGCCGCCGCCTGTTTGGCCACATGATGAGAATGCCGGTGGCCTTCTTCGATCAGCAGTCTACCGGGACTTTGCTGTCGCGCATTACCTATGATTCCGAGCAGGTGGCTTCCTCCTCTTCCAGTGCGCTGGTGACCGTGGTGCGTGAAGGGGCCTCGATCATTGGCCTGTTCATCATGATGTTCTACTACAGCTGGCAG is part of the Serratia marcescens genome and encodes:
- a CDS encoding ComEC family protein — protein: MSLDLAIFAVICGILPLLVLPRLPEPWLLWPMLFVACLLLRTRWPICRYLACLGLGFIWAVFNAGSLLGQMEHLSRMPDVTAVVQVSSIALEPATSKQTLMRIERVDGHWLVPALAFTTTWAPERQRLCAGQRWQLKLRLRPVHGKLNEGGFDSQRWAIAQRQPLTAQVRQARLLDGDCGLRQRIISHAETNIGELRYKAVLLALAFGERTALEQALRTLMLKTGIAHLMAISGLHVAMVAILFWAVLRALQFFLPAHLIGYRFPLVAGWVATLIYVWLVGAQPPAVRTALAMTLWMLLRLRGVHCSSWQVWLWCIGLILLCDPLAILSDSFWLSVLAVGCLIFWFEWAPIGERFRSAWYWAPVRWLHIQLGMTLLLVPMQVALFLGLTLTSLPANLWAVPIVSLVTVPLILLAVIGGVFPSLSYGLWWLADFTLSWVFVPLNYLQRGWVDLGAASLLASIAGWLIVICWRFHWWRRYAPGLATIAICCVLWREKEPGYRWRVDMLDVGHGLAVVIEQNGKGILYDTGDRWPGGSAAERHILPMLNWRGIELEQIIISHDHLDHIGGLPTVQSAFPQATVRSPIRGVGHLPCVAGERWRWQSLQFEVLWPPRTLKRPVNDDSCVIRIDDGQYSLLLTGDAEKKAEAQLIRLRRDRLAATILQVGHHGSRTSSTPPFLRAVNPEAALASASRYNKWRLPARKVVARYRANGIIWRDTTRSGQLSVLFFDNDWQIKGFREQLMPRWYHQRFGVEGDNE